TTAATTTATCTCTCTGTTCCTCCTTTCATGCTCCTCCCCCTTAAAGAGCCGCACATTGAGGACGACCTGCTGTGTTTTGAAGGTGAGACAGTGACTCTGAAGTGTTACCTGCCACTCTCCAGGAGTCAGATCCCCAGCAGTCTGCAGGTCGGGTGGACCAAGGACGGACAAACCTTAGAGTCGACAGGAGAAGAGGTACTCCTCGACTTTGAATACAGTTTTTATTACACATTGAACTTGACATGTATATTTGAGAGCATTGGGCCTGATATTTACAGATCTGGGCTCTAAATGACGATACGGTGAAAAAAGTGAAAGTCCTGTTTTCATCACTgtagtctctctgtgaggttcGTTTCTGTAATTCTGTAATTCTTAGAAGCTTCACTTTACTCAGCTCAACCTGCCTAATCAAAAAGCTTCCATCTCACTTTTCATCGACATCATCCAGAGAGATGATAAGCACCCTGATCTGTTGTTGCACCTTCTCTTTCAGCGTACCTACCCTGCTGACGACGCTCACCGTTTTCAAATATCTATAATTTCTACGGAAGAGTATCATCTCAAGATCAGCCCCACACGGTTAGGCGACAACGGAGCGTACCACTGCTGGTATAAAACCAGGTCAGTATCCTTTATGTGTGAAGTCAGCGCTCATACAGAGTTCATTCAGCGAGCAGTGTTCGTGCTTCTGTTACTTTAAATAATCTTTGTTTATACTTTCAGGGACTCCGAGTCGCCCAGGCCGGGGTTACCCAGCATATTCCATCTGTCTGTGCTGGAGTCGACCTTTAAAGGTATTCCAATGAAAGAACGATGAGGTTTTATCCTCTGATGTCTTTCAGCTTTGTGATAATGTTGTAGCACTTCAGACGGATtcattaaaagacacattttgctCTCGTTCAAGCTGATGTGTTCTGCCAACAAACGACTCAATCACTGCTCAAGCTAGGGTCACCATACGTCCCGATTTAACTAGGACCGTCCCATTTTCAAGCACCGTGTCCCGAGTCCCCAtaaaatatctataaaacactAATATGTCCCGGTTTGGAACAGTCCCTATCCCAGTTCCCTAAAACAGTACCATGCAGCCTCTGAAGATGATGTGTtctgcacacactgcaggtgTCCGTTTTCAGTCGGCCGCGGTGGAAACGCAGACACACAAAGCCggaataaaacaacaaacacaaacggtgggtacagacaggaagtagaactGTTCCGGTAAATATTTGGTGTTCGAAAATACGGCCACCCGAGGTCAAACATGAGGCGTGAATCCTTCTTGGAGTCCAGACGTAGAAACTGGAAAACTTCAGGTTCCAGCTTCATGTGTCAGGAAGTGAGCTCAGTGTTTGTAAATGGCTTTGAATTCATGACTGTTCTTCACCTTTTATTTCATCCACAGCCACAGTATATACAGAAACCCATACCAGATGGACTTACAGGACGATAATAGTCACAGAAGACGACGCGACTGAAACCGTTACACCCTCATCTGACCTAAAAGCTAACATTCTGGACGTTCACGCACAGCCAGCAAAAGGTGAACCTAACCCGAAATTTACCAAGGAACAATGCGCCAAAGCAGAAGACAACATTTAACAACGTAACCACCAATCTGCATGAGTGCCATAAAAAACTACTCTGCACACCAAACCAAAACTTTGAGCTACAAGAAGCTAAACCTTCTGAAGAGCTCAGAGGTTTGCTGCTTGTTCCCCGACTCTGCAATGACCTTTTACCCCTCAGGAGACTCACATTAGCACCGGAGAACAAGCTTTCTCGCTGAATTAATCTACCCGGGTATCCACGGCCCACTCTGAATGTAAGGGCGctctcacactaggcccagatGCCCCGTATCGTGCAACTTCACAAAAGCTTtgctaaatgttatcagtatttgtctgttttctttttttgctgcatgtttctGCACGCTGTTGTATTTAACATCTGATACTTAACATCCTTTTGCATGACTTTTTCTGAAGCTGCAGTGTTTTGAGCTTTTAGGGCCACCATACATGCGACCTCATGTCGATGTGATGATGTTTATGTTGTCACAACAGAGGCGCAGACAATGGCGGCCCTCCAGGAGACGGTGATGTCACATCAAGATGAAGGTGAGCGTTCAAAAACTATTTTTAGTGATTGTGACTATAGACGTATTACATTTAGGAGGGTTACCACGACAACGACGGCCTCATTAAAGCTCCACTGAAGCGTTTCTACAGTGTTTAGTCCTGACAAAGATTTTTTATCCTTTGATTAAAACACAAGTCATCCACACGTGATGTTTAATCCCGATATCTGTGATTGGATGGAACTCAAACCATATTTCGTCTTAACGTGTTCATCTGCCCACCTCAGTGACGACATCCAAGTCTCTGCCCTGGGTTCGGATCGGGCTAATCGCTGGAGTCCTGCTGGTCACAGCGGTCGTTCTGTGTGTCCTGAAAGCTcgacagaaaatataaaagaggaaatgaggaTTAATGGATCGACCATTCTGTGAAATCATGATTGTATTTGAGAGTCTGCTGCAGACGAGCTTACCTGTTTGAATGAAGGTGTTTACGATGGTCGGACTCGCCAGAGATAAGAACGTGAACTGTTGATGTGGACgatataaaagttaaaaaacagaacttaTTTGGAAGCTTTGAGTTTGGTCCTTCACTCACTTTGTGAATGTCCAGAAGAAAGCCACTTTGAGGATttcaaattctttaaaaaaaatatttacagccAACTCTTCAGAGTAGGGATGAAGTATCAACACAGCTCCGCCCACttctccaaatatggtcacttccttCTGAGTCATCAGCTCTTTAAACATATTCTACTTTTGGTCAATCAAACAGGGTCTCCCTCAGAGTGTCTCTAAATACGACAAACCActgaaaaagttgtttttcagGTTGTCATTGTAGCTACTGGTAATGCTCAGGTAAACCCCGccctaactcctccccctttttcGGGTCTAGTTAACTCTAAACATGACCCATAAGTGACTAAATGAATATTAAGCTGTAGcaaagaagacttgaaactacaAATTGAGACCATAAAACTGAAACCTtgtggagtcgccccctgctggagatGAGAAAGAATGCAGGTACTTCTTACAGACGGTGTATGATATCTTCCCTTTTGCTTGTTTTCATTAAATTGAAAGAAAGGAGTTGTCAGACTGATACATCGCTCCTTATAGAGACTGTAGGACTCTGTAGGGTTCAGGACTGAATCAGGAATAAGGAACAGGTGCATCCTGCTTAGATTGAAATCCAATATAGAAACGAGTCTGTGCCAAAGCTGCGCTGTACGAGGCCGTCATACAATCCATACAAACCTGAGCAGCAGTTCTCATTGACCTCTATGTGAGTGCAAACTCTGCACACGTTGAGGAGAAGCTTCATGAACTCTGCTGTGGGTTCGTCTGCAGAAACCGCTCTCTCCTGAAGGACAGACGTCATGGATATAAACGTTCATGAATTCAGTGTCATCGTGACATTAAAGCTCAGCAGTTAACACCTTCACACGCCTTGACCTCGCTCCTCTGATCTCTCACAGGTCTGACATTCTCCACATGTCACGTTTAACGTCTCTCTTAAACTCCGCCCACTGTTTGCATCCAGAGAtgactctttctctctttataaCAAACGCTGGTTTTTACAGTCGTTTCCACAGTTCTCTCTAATGTggtgaatttagactgcagtaccccttttaaacactaggtgtcagacctacatattgctccttttaaactaaagatGAAGATATTCTTTGGTTCATAAACGACCTGTAATaaagtgtttcttgttttgtgttgaattaaaataaagttttgtatcacctgtttttttgtacGTTCTGTACGTATCAATGTGTAAGTGACGCCTTCATGTGTGCAGAACATTATACAGTCAACGTATATTAATAGACTGttctaagacacacacacacacagagctcggTGTAAATGACATGAATGTGCTCTTAGGGGTTCACGACCCAGAGACTTTGAGAGTTGCAGAgactttttatttgttcagaGTGAAGCTCTCTCCAGTGGTTCGACTTTAgtctgcagtacccattttaaacactaggtgtcagagttacacattgctcctttaaagtaaACAAAGCGTGCTGTCTGACTAACCTGAGAGAGAGCTGCTCTGActcatgatgacatcatggaAAGTCACCTCCACATTCCTCCAGGTGAGAACTTTAACTGGCACCGACAGGTTCAGGTTGTGCAATAACTCCAGTTCTGACATGAAGCCCAGTGTTTGGGGATCGACTCCTAATCCTGCTGAGTAACACACCGAGTTATGTAACGGTTTAATACTTAAGATTTCTCAAACAAAGAGCGAGTTCAGCCTCTCTCACGctggtttctgttgttttctgtacCGTGAACTAAAAGAAAGAATCCCCTGTAAACACTTAtagtctcctcctccttttctacTCGGTTATTTGATTctttctgctgcagaaacaaaaacaaacaactacaTCAGTTAGcctaacgagcatgtgtttGCACTgcgggaggaagccagagtacccggagacatgcacggggagaacattcaaactccacagagaggctcctgtcagacggggattctaACCAGGAACCTTTTTAAGGGTTAAGTTGTTGCTGCAGAGCGCTAAGGGTTAATTTGTTGGCATGCCGGGCTGCAGAAATGTTCAGCTTTGGTCCTGATTACAGACTGAAGGTCGAGGCTTTAACTGGATCAAGAGAAGCAGGCCGACCTGCAGCGTGAGGAATGTCAGCGTGTTCACAGAGTATctgcagggagggggggagaataTCACAACATGAACTGACTCACAGGTGAAGGCTGGTAATGACAAACTGTTTTATTCTAAGtggcttcaaaaaggtgaaaatgtgaGTTTAGAGgagcaaagaaacatttcagagacctagggctgcacaatatatcgagtttttaagatatatcgatatattttcaaacaagatatagtgtaagacaatatcgttaacatgtatatagtttatgttgcattaaaataatgttacagAGGTGTCAGGTCTCCTTTacctcatctcactgatgatgactgactgtctgtccctcttaaccctgctcctcctctctctctcttttattgtgtttaaggaacttttttattctataatattactttttaaattcacaagcaggtggtttatttttccatgtgttttcactgttaataaaatacatatcgatatatatcgagtatccccattcagctaaacaatatcaagatatgagttttggtccatatcgcccagacCCATCTGTGAGCATAGTGAAGTGCTGAACACGTTTCTGTTCTGTGTATTAGTCAGGATATGTATGAACATCttatagaaacatttaaacacccCCATAACcatcataataataatctgcTGGATAAAGACGACAACTTTCTTGAGGCTTCAGATATCTTCTTCATTCGGCTGCACAAACATCCCGTCCCGTTTCACAAGGACTCAAAATGTTATTATTCCTCCTGTAAAAATGTCTGACGTCACAGAGATCGCCCccgctttaaaaaaacacacaggtcaGAGATTTAACCTCACAGGTCGCAGGGAGTTGTTGCTCTACCTTGAAAGACGACTTTGGATTccaaatatgtttgttttgttcacacacactctcacacacactcacacacacacaatctttgTAGCACAGAAAATGAGCTGCGGTAGAACATCAACTCCCGGTTCTGTGAGGTAAAATCtgtgtttgtagagagtgatgtcacagctgttACAACAACTTTCAGTAGACACACTTTGATCCATCTTAACCCTCTAACTGTCCCCGCCTCCTGTCCCGTGTCAGTCCTGGTCTCACCCAAAGAAATGCGTCTTCGGTCTCGACCTGAAGGACGCCCTGGTGGATGTCTCCAGCTCGTCGCTGTCCCTGAAGGACGTGCTGTGGAGGATCTGCGACGTCCTATCGCGGAGTCTCTGCAGCCTGGGCCTCATCTTGCTGAGCGACGACTTCCTCCTGAGCGGTTTCTGTCGGGGCGGTCGATCCTCGCCGTCCACGCAGTCGGCGTCCTCCAGCTGAAGCCGCCTGAGTGGCTTCAGGTTGGTCTGGAGGACCTTGGAGAACCGCCATCGTGCCCCCTCGCTGTGCGTCTGGTCCTCTGAGTTGGAGCGCGAGTCGTACGCTCCGATGATGTCACGGATGTCCATGCTGACGCTGTTGGTGAGGTACTGGCAGGCCTTTCTCCCGCTGTAGTCCCTGATCTCCACGTCGGCGCCGTACGCCCCCACCAGAAGCTTCACCACCTCCATGTGATTGTGCATGGCGGCCACATGCAGTGGCGTGTACCCCGTGTTGGAGCGAGCGTCCACGCTGATGGGAACACTGTGCTGCTTGGCGAAGTTAATGATCATCGCGATGAGCTCGGGTTTCCCGTGTTTCGCCGCCCAGTGCAGGCAGGTGAACCCGGTGATGAAGTCCTTCCTGAGGACGAGGCTCGGCTCGGTGGCGAGGAGCGGGAATAAGCGGCTCCACTCGCAGTCAGAGGCGCACATCATCCACTCGTGCTCCAGCGGGTCCAGCGTCAAGGACGTCCGGTCGTCGTCCGGACCTGAGGTCAAGGAGGCGGAGTCACTGTCGCTCCTGCAGGAAAGGTGGACGGAGCCGCGGAACACCATGCTGCGTCTCACCTGGGGGGAGGAGCTCATCATCACCTGGATGAAATGCTTCCTGCTGCCTTTAGGGGAGCCGCTCCCCTCGCTGTCTGACAGACTgcatgcatcatcatcatcatcatcatcctccacctccacctgtcTGCTTCGCCTGGTCACCACCTCCGCCTCCACCTGCCCTGCCGCGTCTACCTGTGCTGTGGGAGTGGTCTCTGCAGGTGCTGGCAGGTTGAACACAGATCCCTCGGCAGGTAGAGGTGATGCCTGGATCACTGATATTTCCGGTATTTCTTGTGCTTTTTCAGCCCGCTCCCTCGAGGACTCCTTCCTGTGAAGACTTCCTCTGTTCCCCATCTCACCTGAGCTGCTGTTCACTtcctgaaacacacagtcagaccCCTCACTCTCCCCGCTGTCCCCTGCTGTGTCAGGTAGACTGCTTTCAGGTGAGGAAACACGCGGAAGTCTCACCTGGCTGTCACTTCCGAAACCTGATCCAGGTGCGTGAGGGGCCGGCTCCTCCGCTGCGTCATCGCCGCTCACCTGCGAGGCTGCGGGCTGTCTCTCTGCTGCCTTCAGGGACCCTCGGAAATTCttcttcagacacacacacttaactcCGTCCTCCGTTTTCACGTAAGCCACGGTGTCCACGTACATTTTAAACCGGTTCCGCACTGCAGCCTTCTTCTGTGGATCCTCCGGGAAAACGGACCTGAAGTGCTCGATTAGCTCCGAGTTCTTCACTTTTCCGCCTCTCTCTTTCAGAAAGTCCAAAACGGCGTCCTGAGAACACTCCAACGCCATGTTTTTGAGTCACCTCCCCCCCACGGGGCTTTAACGGCGGGATAACGGTGTCAACATGCTCCCCTCCGCAACCGTCACACCGACTAATCCATCCGCAATGAAACGACGAAAGTAGATCCGTTATGATCCTGAGTGAACACCGCCGTGACGCAGAGTTTCTCTGCATGCCTCATTTCTATGCTAGAGGCGTTCTCTGTCGCCTAGCAACCGAGACCCAGCGGACTGTACCATTCAGCTCTGCCTGAGGGGGTCAAcgaaaacattatttttgatggttttatttttatattttacaccttggaatattatatatatattttttttttattggaatgtgatttaatttagattttaatATCAAAATCCATAAAAGTGGTCCTTAATAAAACTATTTAAGCAGATTTAGAATGATGTCACCTGTTTGTGAATAGTTCAGCTTCAAACTTAACAGTTAAAAACttagaaaaatatataataaaatgaatagtttattctgtttttattggctCATCAgtattgaatattttttatttctcttcctctcagaaaaataaaaactttaaaaaaaaaatctatttgtttgtttgtttgtttatcttttataTTTACGTGTATTTTCTGAGTCTtccttcacaaacacatcattttttgtttcagtattCTTATTATAATCTTTACTTGTCTTGTTAACACACCGCTCTCTCTCGTTAGGCTGAACATTTTAATTATCCTTAATTATAAAAGTCATCATCATTGTCTCATAAGCCTGTTGGGACTTTAATTTAACTGGATTGTTTGTTATGGAAACCTGCGCTGGTCGCTGTGTTCAACAGGACTGAAAAAGGCCGACACCCACCTGAGTCATCCAGGTGATCGCACTACAGGTAGATCAATGAATCACTGTCTTAGCACTTCAATAGACTCGAGTCGCATCATGTCCTTCAGAACCCAATTTTTATTCAAGAACAACAATCAAGTATTATTCTTCCCGCCTTTCAAATTTGTTGAGACTGCACCCACCAACCGGAgaggccaacacacacacacaggcacacacacacacacacacacacacaggcacacacacacaggcacagatcACTCCGctgtgtgttttaaatcctTCAGAGCAGGAAGGATGTCGTCCAGGTGACTCAcacctgaaacaaacacaacgaCACTTCAGTGAGGTTTGGACTTGTTATTAATACGATTTTAACTTATCATCAGAGTCGCCGGGTTTGTCTGCGAATGAAACGTCTGACATAAATGACACGCTCGGGTGGAGATCTTTAAGCCACACCTCTCAGGTCGTTCATTTGGATTTACCTAAAGAGTCTAAAATGTCCAGAACGAGGGCGTGGAAAGCCGGGAAGAACTCATCGTGTTCCTTCACTTTGACGACGAtgctggaaaataaaaacaaaaaacagtcacTGTAGTTCTGCTGCTCCTGCAGGATGTTCAAAtctaaatgtgtgtgcatgctgttttTATAAACCTGTCTATGTCATCGTCTCCAAGCACATTATGGAGGCCAGCTTTGAGCTCAGAGCAGGAAACCAGTCTGGATACCTGGTGCACCACCTGAGCAGGAGGAGCTCTGCTGTCTGGAAAACAAGACAATCAACATCCTGTTCACCTGcaacaaaaaactacaacagccttctggactttaaaaaacaaaagatacaaTCTACACTCTTCTGGAGTAAATAAAACAGTCCCCGTAACGCTACTACAGGTGTTCCACAAGGGTCAGTACTTGGTATCTCTCATCACTTATACACATAATTAGCCTACTTGACTTGTGAAAACGATTGTAATGAAAACGTAGGACTGTGGCGATGCTTCAAAGGTCACCTAGCTCCAGGACGTCTCTCAGGTTCCTCATGGCGTTGGTCATCTCTCCCAGGCGGGTGTAGACCTCGTTCATACGGGGGTAAACTCCGCTGAGGGAGGTCACGTCAAACAATTTCTGGAAATGGGACACCATGGAGCCCAGAGTGAAGCGAGTCGGACTCCTGAGGACCTGAAGGACCCACAACATGCAGAGTGAGAAGCCAACATGAACGACTGTGGGTTTATTAATCACATTAAACACGGTGAAGTGCTGCACCTTCTCATCATCGGTGGACACGTTCTCCAGCATGGTGTCCACCTGCAGCATCATGTCCTCCACCTTCACCGTCTCTGCAGCGTTATGACCTTCATCAGACGGCTGCCACGGCATCAGTCTGACAGTCAGATGATTTAAACTCTGCTGCAGGTcctgcaaacacagacacatggtGCAGTCCATCACGCTCAAGACTGAAGGATGAAACCAGTCTCCAGGGGTCACTATTTCTCCACAGAAGAGGATCTCATAGTGGgtacaacatttttaaagacgTCCCCTGAGCAGGTTACTGAGGACTGACTTTTAAGCAGCATCGATTGTTTCCTGTTGCAGACTCCCTTTCTCTCTTACTCCTCATGAGACTGCGTGCAGGTGTTGTTTACCTTCAGTAGGTGGAGCTGCTGAGCCCAGACCTCCACCGTGGGAACGAGAGTCTGAAACTCAGCCAGCTCCGGACCAGCGCTGGAAGCTTTCTGCCTGTGGAGCCGCAGTGGAGCTCTGGGATTGGTCGTAATTGTTCTGATCTCGTCCAATAACTAAAAGTCAGAACGATTTTTATGTCAGATAAAAAGTTGATTtcagaaaacaacataaaagtgACCAGCAGAAAGACGAAAACAGGACAACCTTGCGATAGTTGGAACACACGTCTCTGATGTTATCACTCTTTTCAGGCCTGTTGTCCTCTTTAGGAAACCTGCAATGAAGTAATTAGATCAAAAGAACTCTTGTTTACATGATTCTGTGTTTGCACTTGAATGCACCACTTGTCTCACCTCGTGTTATTGTGTAATATCTCCAGCCGACgcagtttgtgtttgtagaaCTTCACGTCTTTGAGTGTGGGtctgcaaaaagaaacacaatcagCAAGAACCTACAAGAgccaaaagctgcagttcctgtagtgtccactagagtctgtctcctgcagtgactcagtccccatagagccccatgttaaaatgtccaactttacagctgcagttcctccagtgtccactagagtctgtctcctgcagtgagtcagtccccatagagccccatgttaaaatgtctaactttacagctgcagttcctccagtgtccactagagtctgtctcctgcagtgagtcagtccccatagagccccatgttaaaatgtctaactttacagctgcagttcctccagtgtccactagagtctgtctcctgcagtgagtcagtccccatagagctctatgttaaaatgtccaactttacagaagcaataaacatgtttacttctgGCCCAGGGGATCAATAAATGCAGAAATGGAGCCTCAAAATCGGTCATCGACAAACTCATAAGTGACCTCACAGTGgtaacatcaacacacacaaacacacctggtCTCCAGCTCTTGTTTTAACCGCTCCACGTCCGTCTTCAGCTCCTCTATTTGAGTTttgctccctctctgctgctcctggTATGCCTGTGAGGAGATGTTAACGTCAGCTGTTTCAGAGGCAGAtttatctgaaaacaaacagctgtgagTTCACCTTGAGAACGGTTTTGAAAGATCTGGTCACATGGCTCGATGCTTTCCTGGTCTTCACATTATGGGTTACTTCAGAAGCTTCTGGTTCTCCTTTAAGAGACCTGCGGAGGGGAAGAAcatcagatttctttttggtCTTTAAATCGTTAAAATCAGGTGAGATATGCAAGTTAGCGGGGATACCTGAGCTCGTCCAGCAGATGACTCATTTTAGTCTCATAGAAGTCGATCACTTCCAAAACCCTGCAGGTGGAGAGCAGGTAAAATGTAACTAGTCTCaaacttgtaaaaaaacattgatttaatCTGCGTTAAAGCTTAAAAAATGACATCTATTTCTTAAGACAG
The sequence above is drawn from the Labrus bergylta chromosome 24, fLabBer1.1, whole genome shotgun sequence genome and encodes:
- the LOC136178170 gene encoding uncharacterized protein, giving the protein MSPVCVLLMFVCLQRGQVSTAVPEVQILNLKVEYGESASLPCNGSAYLGEKGIVTWETSMGKKVAILQFLEEKEWEKFELQSEVLLPTDEQLHAGDWSLVFQPAMLRDSGTYQCIWEGQRQAIMSTVWLTVNEPHIEDDLLCFEGETVTLKCYLPLSRSQIPSSLQVGWTKDGQTLESTGEERTYPADDAHRFQISIISTEEYHLKISPTRLGDNGAYHCWYKTRDSESPRPGLPSIFHLSVLESTFKATVYTETHTRWTYRTIIVTEDDATETVTPSSDLKANILDVHAQPAKEAQTMAALQETVMSHQDEVTTSKSLPWVRIGLIAGVLLVTAVVLCVLKARQKI
- the LOC109997743 gene encoding ankyrin repeat domain-containing protein SOWAHC-like yields the protein MALECSQDAVLDFLKERGGKVKNSELIEHFRSVFPEDPQKKAAVRNRFKMYVDTVAYVKTEDGVKCVCLKKNFRGSLKAAERQPAASQVSGDDAAEEPAPHAPGSGFGSDSQVRLPRVSSPESSLPDTAGDSGESEGSDCVFQEVNSSSGEMGNRGSLHRKESSRERAEKAQEIPEISVIQASPLPAEGSVFNLPAPAETTPTAQVDAAGQVEAEVVTRRSRQVEVEDDDDDDDACSLSDSEGSGSPKGSRKHFIQVMMSSSPQVRRSMVFRGSVHLSCRSDSDSASLTSGPDDDRTSLTLDPLEHEWMMCASDCEWSRLFPLLATEPSLVLRKDFITGFTCLHWAAKHGKPELIAMIINFAKQHSVPISVDARSNTGYTPLHVAAMHNHMEVVKLLVGAYGADVEIRDYSGRKACQYLTNSVSMDIRDIIGAYDSRSNSEDQTHSEGARWRFSKVLQTNLKPLRRLQLEDADCVDGEDRPPRQKPLRRKSSLSKMRPRLQRLRDRTSQILHSTSFRDSDELETSTRASFRSRPKTHFFG
- the cep70 gene encoding centrosomal protein of 70 kDa isoform X1, which translates into the protein MMDQQEQVEWDVVNKLLQHHGFKAMYFTDPAENKNLNDLVLLDKKSTVEMRQTLRTMLTDSERRQTLIQELIKTNNQLKEDVQEHMSRSAQQSQRVSELEGLLDVVKTRVQDLEDRCIGKAVQQQSHSQQLQQDRQEALEAQMLCHSLQQKLSRQKEETAQLQRKLYFTIKEEERQLARQKHTFQLVCDKVSRQEAPTEQQVLEVIDFYETKMSHLLDELRSLKGEPEASEVTHNVKTRKASSHVTRSFKTVLKAYQEQQRGSKTQIEELKTDVERLKQELETRPTLKDVKFYKHKLRRLEILHNNTRFPKEDNRPEKSDNIRDVCSNYRKLLDEIRTITTNPRAPLRLHRQKASSAGPELAEFQTLVPTVEVWAQQLHLLKDLQQSLNHLTVRLMPWQPSDEGHNAAETVKVEDMMLQVDTMLENVSTDDEKVLRSPTRFTLGSMVSHFQKLFDVTSLSGVYPRMNEVYTRLGEMTNAMRNLRDVLELDSRAPPAQVVHQVSRLVSCSELKAGLHNVLGDDDIDSIVVKVKEHDEFFPAFHALVLDILDSLGVSHLDDILPALKDLKHTAE
- the cep70 gene encoding centrosomal protein of 70 kDa isoform X2, which gives rise to MMDQEQVEWDVVNKLLQHHGFKAMYFTDPAENKNLNDLVLLDKKSTVEMRQTLRTMLTDSERRQTLIQELIKTNNQLKEDVQEHMSRSAQQSQRVSELEGLLDVVKTRVQDLEDRCIGKAVQQQSHSQQLQQDRQEALEAQMLCHSLQQKLSRQKEETAQLQRKLYFTIKEEERQLARQKHTFQLVCDKVSRQEAPTEQQVLEVIDFYETKMSHLLDELRSLKGEPEASEVTHNVKTRKASSHVTRSFKTVLKAYQEQQRGSKTQIEELKTDVERLKQELETRPTLKDVKFYKHKLRRLEILHNNTRFPKEDNRPEKSDNIRDVCSNYRKLLDEIRTITTNPRAPLRLHRQKASSAGPELAEFQTLVPTVEVWAQQLHLLKDLQQSLNHLTVRLMPWQPSDEGHNAAETVKVEDMMLQVDTMLENVSTDDEKVLRSPTRFTLGSMVSHFQKLFDVTSLSGVYPRMNEVYTRLGEMTNAMRNLRDVLELDSRAPPAQVVHQVSRLVSCSELKAGLHNVLGDDDIDSIVVKVKEHDEFFPAFHALVLDILDSLGVSHLDDILPALKDLKHTAE